The DNA sequence GTGCTGGCCGTCGACGCCGTGGAGAAATCCGGCAACGGCCACCCCGGTACGGCGATGAGCCTGGCCCCCGTCGCATACCTGCTCTTCAACCGGGTCATGCGGCACAATCCGGCCGACCCGCACTGGCCGGGCCGGGACCGGTTCGTGCTGTCCGCCGGGCACTCCAGCCTCACCCTCTACGTCCAGCTCTTCCTCAACGGCTTCGGGCTCGGCCTGGAAGACCTCCAGTCGCTGCGCCAGTGGGGTTCGCTGACGCCGGGTCACCCCGAGCACGGGCACACCAACGGCGTCGAAACCACCACCGGCCCGCTCGGGCAGGGCGTCGGCAACGCCGTCGGCATGGCGATGGCCGCCCGGCGCGAACGCGGCCTGCTCGACCCCGACGCCCCGGCCGGACAGTCCCTCTTCGACCACCACATCTGGTGCATCGCCTCGGACGGCGACATCGAGGAGGGCATCAGCCACGAGGCCAGCGCCCTCGCCGGCCACCAGCAGCTCGGCAACCTCGTCCTGATCTACGACGACAACGAGATCTCGATCGAGGACGACACCCGGATCGCCAAGAGCGAGGACGTCGCCGCCCGCTACGCGGCGTACGGCTGGCACGTGCAGACCGTCGACTGGCGGCGCGGCGACGCCGACCAGGACGACTACCACGAGGACGTCGAGGCGCTGTACGCCGCGCTACTCGCCGCGAAGGCGGAGACCGGCAGGCCGTCGTTCATCGCACTGCGCACCATCATCGGCTGGCCGGCCCCCAACAAGCGGAACACCGGCAAGATCCACGGATCGGCGCTCGGCGCCGACGAGGTCGCCGCGACCAAGGAGCTGCTCGGCTTCGACCCGGCGGCCAGCTTCGCCGTCGACGACAAGGTGCTCGCCCACGCCCGCGAGGCCCTCGACCGCGGCCGCGCCGCCGCGGCGCAGTGGCAGACCGCGTTCGACGCCTGGGCGCAGGCCGACGCCGGGCGGGCCGCGCTCTTCCAGCGGCTGTCGACGCGTACCCTGCCGGCGGGCTGGACCGACGCGCTGCCGTCGTGGCCGGCGGACGCCAAGCCGATCGCCACCCGGGCCGCCTCCGGCCAGGTCCTGAACGCCCTCGCCCCGGTCCTGCCGGAACTGTGGGGCGGCTCCGCCGACCTCGCCGAGAGCAACAACACCACCATGAAGGGCGAGCCGTCGTTCGTGCCGGCCGAGCACGCGACCCGGGAGTTCCCCGGCAACCCGTACGGCCGCACCCTGCACTTCGGCATCCGCGAGCACGCGATGGGCGCCATCCTCAACGGCATCACCCTGCACGGCGGCACCCGCCCCTACGGCGGCACCTTCCTGGTGTTCAGTGACTACATGCGGCCGGCCGTACGGCTCGCGGCGCTGATGAAGCTGCCGGTCGTCTACGTCTGGACCCACGACTCGATCGGGCTGGGCGAGGACGGCCCGACCCACCAGCCGGTGGAGCACGTGTCGGCGCTGCGGGCCATTCCGGGCCTCGACGTGGTCCGGCCGGCCGACGCCAACGAGACCGCCTGGGCCTGGCGGCAGGCCCTCGAGCACACCGACCGGCCCACCGCCCTCGCCCTGACCAGGCAGAACGTTCCCGTGCTGGACCGCACCTCGCTCGCCGGGGCGGAGGGGACCGCCAAGGGCGGCTACGTCCTGGCCGACGCGTCGAACGCCCAGCCGCAGGTCATCCTGATCGGCACCGGTTCCGAGGTCGAGCTCTGCCTCGTCGCCCGCGAGCGGCTGGAGGCCGACGGCACCCCGACCCGGGTCGTGTCGATGCCGTGCCAGGAATGGTTCCGGGCGCAGGACGAGGCATACCGTGAGTCGGTCCTGCCACGCGGGGTAAAGGCACGGGTGAGCGTGGAGGCCGGGATCGCCATGTCGTGGCGGGACCTGGTCGGCGACTGCGGTGAGTCGGTGAGCCTGGAGCACTACGGGGCGAGTGCGCCGTACAAGGTGCTCTACGAGCAGTTCGGGTTCACCGCCGACAACGTCGTCGCGGCCGCCCACGCGTCGCTGACCCGGGTGGGCGCCATCACCGGCACCACCACCGGCAACTGAGGGGACTGCCATGACGGACCGGCTTGCTGAACTCTCCGCCACAGGCGTGGCGATCTGGCTCGACGACCTCTCCCGGACCCGGCTCAGCTCCGGCGGGCTGGACCAGCTCCGGCGGGAGAAGCACGTGGTCGGGGTGACCACCAACCCGACGATCTTCGCGAAGGCGTTGAGCGACGCCGACGAGTACAACTGGCAGCTGCGCGACCTGGCCACCCGTGGCGTGACGGTCGAGGAGTCCGCCCGCATGCTGACCACGTACGACGTGCGGTGGGCGTGCGACGTGATGCGCCCCGCGTACGACGCGACGAACGGCGTCGACGGCCGGGTGTCGATCGAGGTGGACCCGCGGCTGGCGCACGAGACCGACAAGACCGTCGCCGAGGCGAAGGCGCTGTGGTGGCTGGTCGACCGGCCCAACCTGTTCATCAAGATCCCGGCGACCGCCGACGGCCTGCCGGCGATCACCGCGACCCTGGCCGAGGGGATCAGCGTCAACGTCACGCTGATCTTCTCGCTGGAGCGGTACGCCGAGGTGATGGACGCCTTCCTCGCCGGCCTGGAGCAGGCCAGGGCCAACGGCCACGACCTGACGAAGATCGGCTCGGTCGCGTCGTTCTTCGTCTCCCGCGTCGACAGTGAAGTAGACAAGCGATTGGATCGGATAGGTGGCGAGGCTGCGGACGCCGAAGGCAAAGAGCGCACGGCCGCGTTGAAGGGCCGGGCGGCGATCGCCAACGCCCAGCTCGCCTACCAGCGCTACAGCGAGGTCTTCTCCTCCGACCGCTGGCAGGCGCTCGCCGACGCCGGCGCGCACCCGCAGCGTCCGCTGTGGGCCTCCACCTCGACCAAGAACCCCGACTTCCGCGACGTCATCTACGTCGAGGAACTCATCGCCCCGGGCACCGTCAACACCATGCCCGAAGCCGTCATCCACGCGTACGCCGACCACGGCGAGACCCGCGGCGACACCGTCACCGGCGCCTACGACGACGCCCGCGGCGTGCTCGACGCGCTCACCGCCGCCGGCATCGACCTCGCCGACGTGGTCGCCGTGCTCGAACGCGAGGGCGTCGAGAAGTTCGAGGCCAGCTGGAACGAACTGCTCGACGGTGTACGCAAGTCCCTGGACGCCGCGGCGCACGGCGCGGCCACCCCCAACAAGGCAGCCGGAGGAAACCCGTGAGTGATCTGCTGGACGGTGGCGTCGAGGCGGCGGCGGGACTCGCCGTCTACGGCGCCGACGCGGTCGACAAGGAGGCGCCCGCCTCCACCCGGGCCGCGCTGGTCGGCGACGGCGTACCGGGCAAGCTCGCCGCCAAGGACCCCACGCTGTGGGGCCCGGAGGCCGAGGAGGAGGCGAAGATCCGCCTCGGCTGGATCGACACCTTCCGGCGCAGCCGCGAACTGCTCCCCCAGCTCGCCGAACTGCGCGCGGAACTGGGCGACCTCGACCACGTCGTACTCGCCGGGATGGGCGGCTCGTCGCTGGCGCCCGAGGTCATCGCCCGGACCCTGGGCAAGCCGCTGACCGTACTCGACACCACCGACCCGCACCAGGTCGGTGCCGCCCTGCGCGACCGGCTGGACCGCACCGTGGTCGTCGTCGCCAGCAAGTCCGGCTCCACCGTCGAGACGGACAGCCACCGGCGGGCCTACTGGCAGGCGTTCCTCGACGCCGGCCTGACCGAGGCCGAGGCCGGCCGGCACTTCGTCATCGTCACCGACCCCGGCTCGCCGCTGGAGGCGACCGCGGCCGAGATGGGTGCCCACGTCGTCCTCGCCGACCCCGAGGTCGGCGGCCGCTACTCGGCGCTGACCGCCTTCGGCCTCGTCCCGTCGGCCCTGGCCGGGGTCGCCGTCGCCGACCTGCTCGACGAGGCCGACGAGTTCGCCGGCTCGCTGGCCGGCGACACCGACAACCCCGGACTCGCCCTCGGCGCGGCACTGGGCACCGCCGCCACCGTCGGCCGCGACAAGGTCGCGCTGATCTCCGACGGCACCGGCATCGAAGGACTCGGCGACTGGATCGAGCAGCTCGTCGCCGAGTCGACCGGCAAGAGCGGGATCGGCATCCTGCCGGTCGTCGTCGAGGCCCCGGAGAGCCCCGGTGCCACCGGCGACGACATACTCACCGTCACCACCGGCGGCGCCTGCCCGCCCGGCACCGTGCCCGGCGGCGGCGTACGCCCGCACCTGGCCGTCAACGGCCCGCTCGGTGCCCAGTTCCTGGTCTGGGAGTACGCCACCGCGATCGCCGGCCGGGTGCTCGGCATCGACCCGTTCGACCAGCCGAACGTCACCGAGTCCAAGGACAACACCAACCGGCTGCTCGCCGCCGGTCTGCCCACCGAGACGCCCGCGTTCACCGAGGGCGCCGTCGAGGTGTACGGCGGCACCGGCGGCACCCTCGCCGCGGTGCTGCGCGGGCTGGTCGACAACGTCGACGGCGACGGCTACCTCGCGGTGATGGCCTACCTCGACCGGTTCGGCGACGCCACCGCGGCCGACGTACGCCCGCTGCTCACCGCCGCGTCCGGCCGGCCGGTCACCTTCGGCTGGGGCCCGCGGTTCCTGCACTCCACCGGGCAGTACCACAAGGGCGGCCCGCAGGTCGGCGCGTACCTTCAGATCACCGGGGCGGTCACCGACGACCTGCCGGTGCCGGGCAAGCCGTACAGCTTCGGGACGCTGCAGGCGGCGCAGGCCGCCGGCGACCGGGAGGCGCTCGCCGGCCGCGACCGGCCGCTCGTCCGGCTGCACCTGACCGACCGGGCCGCCGGCGTGGCGCAGCTGCTCGACACCGTTCGTAACCTGCGGGACTGACAATGGTCGGCGTGAACCCGCTACGTGATCCGCAGGACCGGCGGCTGCCGCGGATCCCCGAACCGTGTGCGCTGGTCATCTTCGGGGTGACCGGTGACCTGTCCCGCAAGAAGCTGCTGCCGGCCGTCTACGACCTGGCCAACCGGGGCCTGCTGCCGCCCGGCTTCGTCGTCGCCGGCTTCGCCCGCCGCGACTGGGGCGACGGCGACTTCGAGTCGCTGGCGTACGAGTCGGCGAAGAAGCACGCCCGTACCCCGTGGCGGGAGGAGGTCTGGGCCCGGCTGATCGGCAACATCAAGTTCGTCGGCGGGTCGTTCGACGACGACGCCGCATTCGACCACCTCGCCGAAACCCTCGACGACCTGCGCCAGACGCACGGCATCACCGGCAACGCCGCGTTCTACTTCTCCATCCCGCCGGCGGCGTTCCCGGTCGTGCTCAAGCAGCTCGCCCGCACCGGCCTGGCCGACAACGCCAAGTCCGGCGGGTGGCGGCGGGTCGTCGTGGAGAAGCCGTTCGGCTTCGACCTGCCGTCGGCGAAGGCCCTCAACGACCTGGTCGACGACGTCTTCACCCGCGACGACGTCTTCCGGATCGACCACTACCTGGGCAAGGAGACGGTGCAGAACATCCTTGCCCTGCGCTTCGCCAACAACCTCTTCGAACCACTGTGGAACTCCCGGCACGTCGACTCGGTGCAGATCACCATGGCCGAGGACGTCGGGATCGGCACCCGGGCCGGCTTCTACGACACCGCCGGCGCCGCCCGCGACGTGCTCCAGAACCACCTGCTGCAGCTGCTGGCCCTGGTCGCGATGGAGGAACCGACCAGCTTCGACGCCGCCGAGATCCGGGCCGAGAAGCTCAAGGTGCTGAAGGCCATCGCGCTGCCCGACGACGTCGCCACCGGCACCGTACGCGGGCAGTACCTGCCCGGCTGGGTCGCCGGTGAGCGGGCCGTCGGCTACCTCGACGAGAACGACGTGCCGAAGGACTCCACCACCGAGACGTACGTCGCGGTGCGGCTCGGCATCCAGAACCGGCGCTGGGCCGGCGTGCCGTTCTACATCCGGTGCGGCAAGCGGCTCCCCCGCCGCGTCACCGAGGTCGCCATCATGTTCAAGAAGGCGCCCCACCTGCCGTTCAACCCCGCCGACGTGGAACTGCTCGGGCACAACCAGCTCGTCATCCGGGTCCAGCCCGACGAGGGTGTCGTGCTCAAGTTCGGCTCCAAGGTGCCCGGCACCACCATGGAGCTGCGCGACATCGCCATGGACTTCCAGTACGGCGAGGCGTTCACCGAGCAGAGCCCGGAGGCGTACGAGCGGCTCGTACTCGACGTGCTGATCGGTGACCGCACCCTGTTCCCGGACGCCGCCGAGGTCGAGCAGAGCTGGGCCGTGGTCGACCCGCTGGAGCAGGCGTGGGAGGGCACCAAGCCGGAGCCGTACCGGTCCGGTGAATGGGGGCCGCGGGCCGCCGACGAGATGCTGGCCCGCGACGGCCGGGCCTGGCGGCGGGCATGACCGGGCGGAGCGAGGGAACCAGCGGGAGGAAGCCGTGATCGGGTTGTGGGACACCACCGGCAACGAGGTGGTGAAGGCGCTCGCCGCCGAGCGGCGCAGCGCGGGCGGTGTCGCCAGCGGCATGGCGCTGACCCTGATCGTGGTCGTCGACGAGAAGCGGGTCCGCGAGGCGGAGGCGGCGGCGACCATCGCCGCCGCCGCCCACCCGTGCCGGCTGCTGGTCGTCGTCCGCTCCGACATCAACGGCGAACGCAACCGCCTCGACGCGGAGATCGTCGTCGGCGGCCGTCTCGGCCCCTGCGAGGCGGTCGTCATGCGGATGTCCGGCCGGCTGGCCCTGCACGCCGAGTCGGTCGTGATGCCGCTGCTGGTGCCGGACGTACCGGTCGTCACCTGGTGGCACAGCGAACCACCGGACGAGATCGCCACCGACTTCCTCGGTGTCGTCGCCGACCGGCGGATCACCGACACGGCACAGGCGGCCGACCCGGTCGAGGCGCTGCACCGGCGCGCGACCGACTACGCCCCCGGGGACACCGACCTCGCCTGGACCCGGATCACCCCGTGGCGCACCCTGGTCGCCGGGGCGTTCGACACGACCGCGGCCGAGGTCACCGAGGCCACCATCACCGCACCGCCGACCGATCCGACGGCGGCGCTGATGTCCGGCTGGCTACGGGCCCGCCTCGGCATCTCACCCACGCTGCGGGAGACGACCGAGTTTCCCCGCATGCGGTCGGTCGAGCTGCGCTGCGCCAACGGCGACGAGCTGGAACTGGTCCGCGAGGGCGGCATGGCGACGTTCCGGCGTACCGGCCAGAACGAACGGCAGCTCCCGCTGGTCCGCCGGCCGCTCGGCGACGAGCTGGCCGAGGAGTTGCGGCGGCTCGACGCCGACCAGATCTACTCGCAGTCGCTGGAGGCGATGGCCGGCGAGTCCGGCCTCGACGACCGGCCGGCGCAGCGGGTGCACGTGTGGCGCGATCCGATCGCCGCGAAGCGGGCCGAGGCGCAGGTGGGTGCGCACGCCGGCCCGGGCGGTTCCGCCGGGTGAGCGGGCCGGAGCCGGGTCGGCCGGCACCGGGCGGGGCGACGGCCGGCGTGAGCCGGAGTGTGTTCCGCGACCGGGACGAGCTGGTCCGGGTCGTCGCCGCCCGGCTGGTGGAGGCGTTGGCCGGTGCGCAGGCGGCCCACGGCAGCGCGTCGGTGGTGCTCACCGGCGGGCGGGTCGCCGCCGACGTCTACCGGACGGTCCGCGAGCGCACCGACCGGGACTCCGTCGACTGGTCGAGGGTCGACGTGTGGTGGGGCGACGAGCGTTTCCTGCCGGCCGGCCACCCGGACCGCAACGAGACCCAGGCCCGGGCGGCACTGCTCGACGCGCTGCCCCTCGATCCGGCCCGGGTGCATCCGATGCCGGCCGACGACGGGCCCGACGGCGCCGACCCGCAGGCCGCGGCACAGCGTTACGCGCAGGCCCTCGCCGGGGCCGCCGGCCCCGACGGCGACCTGCCGCGGTTCGACGTGCTGCTGCTCGGGGTCGGTGAGGACGGGCACGTCGCGTCGGTGTTTCCCGGCCATCCGGTCACCGGCGCCACCGAGCCGGTCGCCGCGGTCCGCGACAGCCCGAAACCGCCACCGGTACGAATCACCCTCACCCTGCCGGCGATCGGCACCGCCGGCGAGGTGTGGCTGGTCGCGGCCGGTGCCGACAAGGCCGGCGCGGTGCGGCTCGCCCTGACCGAGGCCGGCGCCGATGCGGTTTCGGCCGACGCCGCCGCGCCGGGCGCCTGGACCGGGACGGCCGGGGCGCTGCCCGCGGCCGTCGTACGCGGCGTCGACCACACCCACTGGTTCCTCGATCGGGAAGCCGTCCCGCCCGGCCCGTGACCGGGCCGGGCGGGCCCTCAGTCTTCGCCGCGGCGCCGGCGCAGGGCGGCCAGGGCCTCGGCGAGGATCGCCGCGCCGTCCGCCTCGCTGCGCCGCTCCTTCACGTACGCCAGGTGCGACTTGTACGGCTCCGGCCGGGCCGGGTCCGGCGGGTTGGCGGCGTCGAGCCCGCCGGGCTGCCCGCAGCGCGGACAGTCCCAGGTCGCCGGCGGTGGCGCGTCGGCCGCCAGCAGGATCGGGTTGGCGTGCCCGTCGGCACACCAGTAGGTGACCGACCGGCGGGGTGCGGGCTCACCGCGCTCGACCGGTCGCATCGGACCGGATCCGATCCGGACACCCCGGATGGCATTGCCACTGGCCACGGTCGTCGCTCCTGTCGTCGGGTGCGGTGCCGCCGGACGGCGGCGCGACACGATGGAGCGCGACGTGCGCCACCGAACCGGAGCGGCAACGGACGAGCGGCCGCCAAGAGATCGGCGCGCGGACCGCAGTGCGGTCCGCGCGCCGAGTCTACGACTGATCGTGGCTCAGGAGGCACCCGTGTTCATCGCGAGCTTGAGCCAGAGGCCGAGCCCGACGATGCAGGCGAACCACACGATGCCGACCAGGACGGTGTAGCGGTCGAGGTTCTTCTCCGCGACCGACGACCCGGCCAGGCTGGAACTGACGCCGCCGCCGAACATGCTCGACAGACCGCCACCCTTACCGCGGTGCAGCAGGATCAGCAGGGTGAGCAGTGCGCTCGTGATGACCAGCAACACGATCAACGTGTATGCGAACGCGATCGGCATAGTTAGGTCAGTCCTCTCGATTACGGGGCCGCGCCAAGGATAGCGGTAGGACCACGATCATGTGCACCGGGTACGGATCGACCCCCGGCCACCGGGCGGTGGCGGGGGGTCGACGACCGGCTACCGGGACACGTGCTCCGGGAAGCGGACGATCTTGGCGAACTCGTCGGCGTCGAGGCTCGCCCCGCCGATCAGCGCGCCGTCGACATCCGGCTTGGCCATGATGCCGGCGATGTTCGACGACTTCACCGACCCGCCGTAGAGCACCCGGGTGCGCTCGCCGGTCTCCTTGCCGAACCGCTCGGCGACCCGCTCGCGTACCGCCCCGCAGACCTCCTGGGCGTCCTCCGGCGTGGCCGTCTTGCCGGTGCCGATCGCCCAGACCGGCTCGTACGCGATGACGACCTTCTCGACCTGCTCGGCGGTCAACCCCTTCAGGGCCGCGTCGAGCTGGTCGCTGCAGTGCGCCACGTGACCGGCCGCCTCGCGGACCTCCAGCCCCTCGCCGACGCACAGGATCGGCGCGAGGCCGTGGGCGAGCGCGGCGGCCACCTTGGCGTTGACCGTCGCGTCGTCCTCGTGGTGGTAGGCCCGCCGCTCCGAGTGCCCGACGACGACGTACTGGCAGCCGAGCCGGGCGAGCATCGGGCCCGAGATCTCACCGGTGTAGGCACCCGACGCGTACGGCGACAGGTCCTGGGCGCCGTACCCGATCAGGAGCTTGTCGCCGTCGATCAACGTCTGCACGCTGCGCAGGTCGGTGAACGGCGGCAGCACGACCGTCTCGACCTCGGTGAGCTGCTTCTCGTTGAGGCTGAACGCCAGCTTCTGGACCAGCGCGATGGCTTCCAGGTGGTTCAGGTTCATCTTCCAGTTGCCGGCCATCAACGGCCGGCGGACAGTGTCAGCCACCGAGCTATCCTTCCAGCGCCGTGATGCCCGGGAGGTTCTTGCCCTCCAGGTATTCCAGCGAGGCACCCCCGCCGGTCGAGATGTGCCCGAACGCGGACTCGTCGAGGCCGAGCGTGCGTACGGCCGCCGCCGAGTCGCCGCCGCCGACGACGGTGAACCCGTCGACCTTGGTGATCGCCTCGGCGACCCCACGGGTGCCGGCCGCGAACGGCTCCAGCTCGAACACGCCCATCGGCCCGTTCCAGAAGACCGTGCGGGCATTGCCGACCGCCTCGGCGAACAGGGCCACGCTGCGCGGGCCGATGTCGAGCCCCATCCGGTTGGCCGGGATGGTGGCGGCGTCGACGACGGTCCGCTCCGCGTCGGCCGAGAACGCCGTGGCCGCGACCACGTCGACCGGCAGCACGATCCGGTCACCGGCGCTCTGCAGCAGCTCGCGGCAGGTTTCGACGCGGTCCTCCTCCAGCAGCGACTGGCCGACCTCGTAGCCCTGCGCCTTGAGGAAGGTGAAGCACATGCCGCCGCCGATCAGCAGCCGGTCGACCTTCGGCAGCAACGCCTCGATCACCGCCAGCTTGTCGGAGACCTTCGAGCCGCCGAGCACGACGACGTACGGCCGGTCCGGGTCACCGGTCAGCTTGGCCAGCACCTCGACCTCGCGCAGCACCAGCCGGCCGGCGAAGTGCGGCAGCCGGGCCGGTACGTCGTAGACGCTGGCGTGCTTGCGGTGCACGGCGCCGAAGGCGTCGTCGACGTACGCGTCGGCGAACGCGGCGAGCTGGTCGGCGAAGGCGCCCCGCTCGGCGTCGTCCTTGCTGGTCTCCCCCGCGTTGAACCGCAGGTTCTCCAGCAGCGCCACCTGCCCGCCGGTCAGTGCCCCGACCGCCGCCCGCGCCGAGTCACCGACGGTGTCCTCGGCGAAGACCACCGGGGTGCCGAGCAGGTCACCGAGGCGGGTCGCCACCGGCGCCAGCGTGTACTTGGGATCCGGCGCGCCCTTGGGCCGCCCCAGGTGCGAGACCACGACCACGGCCGCGCCGGCGTCACGCAGCGCGGCGACCGTGGGCAGCACCGCCCGGATCCGGCCGTCGTCGGAGATGACGCCCGGCCGCTCCTTCTCGAACGGGACGTTCAGGTCGGCGCGTACGAGTACGCGCCGACCCGACACACCCTCGGCGAGAAGATCATCGAGGGTACGGATGCTCACAGGGACGAACCCACCAGCTTGACCAGGTCGACCAGGCGGTTCGAGTAGCCCCACTCGTTGTCGTACCAGCCGACGACCTTGACCTGGTCGCCGATCCGCTTGGTGAGGCCGGCGTCGAAGATGCAGGAGGCCGGGTCGGTGACGATGTCGCTGGAGACGATCTCGTCCTCGGTGTAGACCAGGATGCCCTTGAGCGGGCCCTCGGCGGCGGCCTTCAGCGCGGCGTTGACGTCCTCGACCGACGCCTCACGCGACAGCGTGACGGTCAGGTCGGTGGCCGAGCCGGTCGGGATCGGCACCCGCAGCGCGTAGCCGTCGAGCTTGCCCTTCAGCTCCGGCAGCACCAGGCTGACGGCCTTGGCCGCACCGGTCGAGGTCGGCACGATGTTCAGCGCCGCCGCGCGGGCCCGGCGCAGGTCCTTGTGCGGGCCGTCCTGGAGGTTCTGGTCCTGGGTGTACGCGTGGATGGTGGTCATCAGGCCACGCTCGATGCCGAACGTGTCGTTGAGCACCTTGGCCATCGGCGCGAGGCAGTTGGTGGTGCACGACGCGTTGGAGATGATCGAGTGCTGCGCGGCGTCGTAGGTGTCGTGGTTGACACCCATGACGACCGTCACGTCCTCGTTCTTGGCCGGGGCCGAGATGATGACCTTCTTCGCGCCGCCGTCGATGTGCGCCCGAGCCTTGTTGGCGTCGGTGAAGAAGCCGGTCGACTCGACGACCACGTCGACACCGAGGTCACCCCAGGGCAGCTTGCCCGGGTCCCTCTCCTCGAAGACCTTGACGGTGTGGCCACCGACGGTGATCTCGTCCGCGGTCGCCTTCACCTCCTGCGGGAAGCGGCCGAGGATGCTGTCGTACTTGAGCAGGTGGGCGAGCGTCGCGTTGTCGGTCAGGTCGTTGGCGGCGACGATCTCGATGTCGGCGCCCGACGCGGACACCGCCCGGAAGAAGTTGCGGCCGATGCGGCCGAAGCCGTTGATGCCAACCCGGATGGTCACAGGTTCCATCTCCTCGCATTCTGGTCCGCCGGGAAAGCCCGTGACCGGCGGAAAAATTCTGTGCGCCGACCATCCGCGGTCGGCCGCCGAAGGTCACCCCGGCCGCCCCGCCACGCCTCCGGAAGAAGCTCTGACCGCCAGAGGCGGTGCGTGCGGCGGGTTGGGCCGGGTGCCGGCCCCGTCGCCGTACGCTGCGACCCTATCCGAGCGCTGTCCGTCGTGGTGCGTCGGGGCGGAAACCGCCCGGGGCGGTGCTCAGACGACCATCATGTCCGGTGTGACGGCCGCCTCGGTGTCGGGGATGCCCAGGTCACGCGCCCGCTTGTCGGCCAGGGCGAGCAGCCGCCGGATGCGGCCGGCGATCGCGTCCTTGGTCAGCGGCGGGTCGGCGAGCGCACCCAGCTCCTCCAGCGACGCCTGCCGGTGCTCCAGCCGCAGCTGGCCGGCCGACGTCAGGTGGTTGGGGGCGTCGTCGGCAAGGATCTCCAGGGCCCGGGTGACCCGGGCCGCGGCGGCGACCGCCGCCCGCGCCGAGCGGCGCAGGTTGGCGTCGTCGAAATTGGCCAGCCGGTTCGCGGTGGCCCGCACCTCGCGGCGTACCCGACGCTCCTCCCAGGCGAGCACGCTGGAGTGCGCGCCGATCCGGGTGAGCAGCGCGGCGATCGCGTCGCCGTCCTTGACCACCACCCGGTCGACACCGCGCACCTCACGGTATTTCGCGGTGACACCGATCCGGCGGGCGGCGCCGACCAGGGCCAGCGCCGACTCCGGTCCCGGGCAGGTGATCTCCAGGGCGCAGGACCGGCCCGGCTCGGTGAGCGAGCCGTGCGCCATGAACGCGCCCCGCCAGGCCGCCACCGCGCAGCACACGCTGGCCGACACCACGTGCGGCGGCAGACCGCGGACCGGACGCCCGCGCACGTCGAGCAGGCCGGTCTGGCGGGCCAGCGCCTCGCCGTCCTTGACCACCCGCACGATGTAGTGGCTGCTCTTGCGCAGGCCACCGGAGGCCAGCACATGGATCTCGCTCGGATAGCCGTAGACCTCGGCCACCTCGCGGCGCAGCCGCCGGGCGACCGAGCCGGTGTCGAGTTCGGCCTCGACGACGACCCGGCCGGAGACGATGTGCAGGCCCCCGCGAAGCGCAGCAGGGCGGCCATCTCCGCCCGGCGGCAGCAGGGTTTGGGTACGTCGACCCGGCTCAGCTCGTCCTTGACCGAAGCGGTCATCGCCATTTCTCACGTCACCTCGTGGCCGGTTCCGGCGTGCTGCCGGTGATTTCGTACGTGCTTAACGAACGGAACCCAGTACGGGCACCAGTGCGGCCGCCAATGCGACCGGATCGTGTCGTGGGCCGCCGTCGGGGACCGCCACCGGGGCGAGCAACAGCCGCGCACCCAGCGATTCTGCCGCACGATTGACCGGTTCGGGGTCACCTACGGCTTTCCCGTCCGCGATAACCGTGTCAACTGCCAACTCCGGAAGGTACCGGTGCAGCGCCGCCAGGTGCCCGGCGACCGAAAGTCCGTCGGTCTCCAGCTCGGCGGCCAGGTTGAGGGTCACCAGGCGCCGGGCCGGGCTGGCCACGATCGCGGCGGCGAGCTCGGGCACCAGCAGGTGCGGGATGACGCTGGTATACCAGCTGCCCGGGCCGAAGATCAGCCAGTCGGCCGCCGTC is a window from the Polymorphospora rubra genome containing:
- the zwf gene encoding glucose-6-phosphate dehydrogenase; the encoded protein is MVGVNPLRDPQDRRLPRIPEPCALVIFGVTGDLSRKKLLPAVYDLANRGLLPPGFVVAGFARRDWGDGDFESLAYESAKKHARTPWREEVWARLIGNIKFVGGSFDDDAAFDHLAETLDDLRQTHGITGNAAFYFSIPPAAFPVVLKQLARTGLADNAKSGGWRRVVVEKPFGFDLPSAKALNDLVDDVFTRDDVFRIDHYLGKETVQNILALRFANNLFEPLWNSRHVDSVQITMAEDVGIGTRAGFYDTAGAARDVLQNHLLQLLALVAMEEPTSFDAAEIRAEKLKVLKAIALPDDVATGTVRGQYLPGWVAGERAVGYLDENDVPKDSTTETYVAVRLGIQNRRWAGVPFYIRCGKRLPRRVTEVAIMFKKAPHLPFNPADVELLGHNQLVIRVQPDEGVVLKFGSKVPGTTMELRDIAMDFQYGEAFTEQSPEAYERLVLDVLIGDRTLFPDAAEVEQSWAVVDPLEQAWEGTKPEPYRSGEWGPRAADEMLARDGRAWRRA
- a CDS encoding glucose-6-phosphate dehydrogenase assembly protein OpcA, whose translation is MIGLWDTTGNEVVKALAAERRSAGGVASGMALTLIVVVDEKRVREAEAAATIAAAAHPCRLLVVVRSDINGERNRLDAEIVVGGRLGPCEAVVMRMSGRLALHAESVVMPLLVPDVPVVTWWHSEPPDEIATDFLGVVADRRITDTAQAADPVEALHRRATDYAPGDTDLAWTRITPWRTLVAGAFDTTAAEVTEATITAPPTDPTAALMSGWLRARLGISPTLRETTEFPRMRSVELRCANGDELELVREGGMATFRRTGQNERQLPLVRRPLGDELAEELRRLDADQIYSQSLEAMAGESGLDDRPAQRVHVWRDPIAAKRAEAQVGAHAGPGGSAG
- the pgl gene encoding 6-phosphogluconolactonase encodes the protein MSRSVFRDRDELVRVVAARLVEALAGAQAAHGSASVVLTGGRVAADVYRTVRERTDRDSVDWSRVDVWWGDERFLPAGHPDRNETQARAALLDALPLDPARVHPMPADDGPDGADPQAAAQRYAQALAGAAGPDGDLPRFDVLLLGVGEDGHVASVFPGHPVTGATEPVAAVRDSPKPPPVRITLTLPAIGTAGEVWLVAAGADKAGAVRLALTEAGADAVSADAAAPGAWTGTAGALPAAVVRGVDHTHWFLDREAVPPGP
- a CDS encoding RNA polymerase-binding protein RbpA — translated: MASGNAIRGVRIGSGPMRPVERGEPAPRRSVTYWCADGHANPILLAADAPPPATWDCPRCGQPGGLDAANPPDPARPEPYKSHLAYVKERRSEADGAAILAEALAALRRRRGED
- the secG gene encoding preprotein translocase subunit SecG, whose product is MPIAFAYTLIVLLVITSALLTLLILLHRGKGGGLSSMFGGGVSSSLAGSSVAEKNLDRYTVLVGIVWFACIVGLGLWLKLAMNTGAS
- the tpiA gene encoding triose-phosphate isomerase, which produces MADTVRRPLMAGNWKMNLNHLEAIALVQKLAFSLNEKQLTEVETVVLPPFTDLRSVQTLIDGDKLLIGYGAQDLSPYASGAYTGEISGPMLARLGCQYVVVGHSERRAYHHEDDATVNAKVAAALAHGLAPILCVGEGLEVREAAGHVAHCSDQLDAALKGLTAEQVEKVVIAYEPVWAIGTGKTATPEDAQEVCGAVRERVAERFGKETGERTRVLYGGSVKSSNIAGIMAKPDVDGALIGGASLDADEFAKIVRFPEHVSR